The genomic segment TGCTATTGTATTCTGAAAGGTGGAGTGAACGTCCGCAGAATTGAAAAAACCTGTCAGGAAAGCATTCAGCTATCAGGAGAAGGAACGGAATCAAGAAGGAGAAAGCCTTCTCTCCCAACAAGGGGAGATTGATACGAGGTAAGCGAATTCACAGGGAGGTACCATCAATGACCCCAAGAGAACGGGTGATCGCCAGCCTTAACCATCAGGAACCGGACATCCTTCCTTTGGATCTCGGTTCAACACTGATTACCGGTATCCATGTCTCCAGTCTCCATAAAATCAAAGTGGCCCTGGGCCTGATCAAACCCAATGAACCGGTAAAGGTTTTTGATCCTTTCCAAATGCTGGGCGAAGTGGATAATGAACTGCGCACGGTCCTGGGGATCGATACGATCTGCTTACCGGCGCCGAAAAATTTCTTCGGATTCAAGAACGAACGCTGGAAGCCCTGGATCTTTTTTGACGGAACGCCTCTTTTGGTGCCCGAGAAATTCAACACCCTCCCCGATGCCCTGGGAGACATTTATCAATACCCGGAGGGAGACACCAGCGCTTCTCCTTCCGGCAAGATGCCCGGGGGCGGTTTTTACCACGATGCGGTCATTCGCCAGAAGCCGATCCGGGGTGACCAGGACCTCCGGGTGGAAGACCAGATCGCCGAATATCAACCCTTGACTGAGGAGGACCTTGCGTATTATGAACGGGAAGCGCGGCGCCTCTATGAGGAAACCGATTACGCGGTAGTCTTCGGAGGAGTACCGGGAACCAACCTGGGCGATATTGCCCTCGTGCCCGGACCAACCATGAAAGAGCCGGCCGGTATCCGGGATGTCGAAGAATGGTACGTATCCCTGGTGACCCGGAAAGAGTATTTGAGCGAGGTATTCTCCCGAATGTCGGAGATCGGCCTGCGCAATCTGGAACGTTTCCACCAGGCGGTGGGCAGCCGTATCCAGGTCATTGTCCTTTCCGGTACCGATTTTGGTTCCCAGAGTTGTCCCTTCGTCTCCCCGATATTGTATCGGGAACTCTTCAAACCCTTTCACCAAAAGATGAACCAGTGGATTCATGAACATACCAAATGGAAGGTCTTCATCCATACCTGCGGATCGATTTGGGACCTTCTTCCCGACTTGCAGGAAGCCGGTTTCGACATTCTCAATCCGGTGCAAATCTCCGCGGCGAAAATGGTTCCTTCCGCTCTTAAGCGGGATTTCGGAAAACAGTTCACCTTCTGGGGAGGGGGTATCAACACTCAGACGACCCTTCCCTTTGGTACGGCTCAAGAAGTCAAGGAAGAAGCCCGGGCCCTGATCGAATCATTCCAGCCGGATGGCGGATTCGTTTTTGCCGCGGTACATAACATCCAGGCTAATATCCCGGTGGAGAATCTCCTGGCTTTGTTTGAGGCTCTCAACGAATACCGGTAAGCGATCAGAGAGTTTAAATAAGGAGGTAAAATGAACCGGGAATCTGTGCCTGAACAAGC from the Atribacteraceae bacterium genome contains:
- a CDS encoding uroporphyrinogen decarboxylase family protein; translation: MTPRERVIASLNHQEPDILPLDLGSTLITGIHVSSLHKIKVALGLIKPNEPVKVFDPFQMLGEVDNELRTVLGIDTICLPAPKNFFGFKNERWKPWIFFDGTPLLVPEKFNTLPDALGDIYQYPEGDTSASPSGKMPGGGFYHDAVIRQKPIRGDQDLRVEDQIAEYQPLTEEDLAYYEREARRLYEETDYAVVFGGVPGTNLGDIALVPGPTMKEPAGIRDVEEWYVSLVTRKEYLSEVFSRMSEIGLRNLERFHQAVGSRIQVIVLSGTDFGSQSCPFVSPILYRELFKPFHQKMNQWIHEHTKWKVFIHTCGSIWDLLPDLQEAGFDILNPVQISAAKMVPSALKRDFGKQFTFWGGGINTQTTLPFGTAQEVKEEARALIESFQPDGGFVFAAVHNIQANIPVENLLALFEALNEYR